CTCAAGGCCCCTAGCAACTTGCTAGCAGGACTTGGAtgtcttttccttcttatcTAAACGGGAGATTTTGCGCTTCGCATTTTGTACACTACCCGAACCTCTTCTATGATACCAACGCATAGTGGTCCTTAGCCCCAACTTTTTCTAAGGACCGCCATATGCGACTGTGCAAATTTCTGCCAGTCgcctttttttttcaattcctttCTCCATTGTCTTGGTCAATGATTTGATATCTTCCTGAAATGCAATTTCACCAGAGGAAAGATTATAATAATAGTTTACTTTTATATTTTGATTaaatcctttttcttaATATTTCCTTATCGGGTAACTTGTATACGCGCATGTTTGTCCACCCATTTTTCTTACTCTCAAAGACAacactttttctttcttcaatattgCTTGATTTTTTGGTGGCTCTGAAATGCCAAAGTTTCAGTCGACTTTAGGAAAGTCGGCGCATTCTTGGAACCCAATGGGTAACCCAGTGGGTAACGCGACGGGTACGACTAATGTTACAAACAACGAACCTAGTAGTGGTACTGCCGAGAGCGTGTTCAAGAGGTTGAGCACGCGTCATAAGTCTAGAACAACGCTTTCTTTTCGCAAAAAATGGACTCCTGAAGACTTTGAGATGGGCAAGAAACTTGGCAAGGGCAAGTTCGGTCGCGTCTATTGTGTCAGGGAAAAACAAAGTGGATACATTTGCGctttgaaggtgatgagcaaagaagagatagtTTCATATAAGGTTGAGAAGCAGTTTGTCCGCGAAATCGAGATACAGGCCAATTTACGCCATTCCAACTGCCTTCGGTTGTATGGCTGGTTTTATGACGATAAAAACGTGTATCTGATTCTCGAGTACGCGGCAAAGGGAGAGCTATATCAACAGCTAAAGAAGTGTCAGCGATTTGACGAAGCTAGAACTTCGTACTACATATATCAAGTGGCAAGTGCACTTAGCTATCTTCACAAGAAACATATTATTCATAGGGACTTGAAACCGGAGAACATATTGATGCATTTTCACAACCAAGTGAAATTATCAGACTTTGGATGGTCTGTATATGCTCCCCAGGACAGACGCAGGACGACCATGTGCGGTACGTTGGACTATCTACCTCCAGAGATGGTGGAAGCCAAGAGTCACAACGAAAAAGTGGATGTTTGGGCACTTGGCGTGTTAATGTACGAGCTTTTGGTGGGGAAACCACCTTTTGAAGACGAGCATTCCAGTATTACCTACAAAAGAATCGCTAAAGTTGATCTCCAAATCCCTCATTTCGTCTCTACTGATGCAACAGATTTGATCAAAAAACTTTTGAGGTATGATCCTGCTAAGAGACTCAGCCTTCAGGATCTTCCTAACCATCCTTGGATAACCAGGAACAGATCCCAATGGCAAAAGTTAAGAGAATAACCACAAATATCTTTGCTATATACATGCATAATATAAAGAGTAGATAGATCATCCTAATCTCCTATTATTTCTTAGAACTTTAGGCAACCCTTTAACATGGGATTTGTCCTGATCGTTGATAATAAGAAACACTCTTCCACTCTGATTCATTCTTCCTGTTCGACCTGCTCTATGAACAAGATCTGAAGAGTTGTGAGGAACATCCAACAAAACCACGTTACGAATTCCTGTAAAGTTCAATCCTCTCGAGAGAAGGTCAGTACATATTAGCACTTTAAGCACCGATCTCTCAGGATCAGTGAGGTCTTTGGGTGGGTCTATAAAGGTCTGCACTTTGGCCTTTCTGTCATCTGTAGTATCATCACCACTGATGTAGACGACATCATGGCCATATTTTTCATGTAGTCTGCAGGCTACCTTTTCACAGTCGTCTTTATTGTTCACAAACACAATGACTCTTTTTTCGAAACCTCTCTCACTTCCATCACAATGAATTGCATACAAAGTCTGAGCCAAAGCCTTCATTTTAGAGCCTTTATAAGGCGAGACGCTTGCATTAATCACCCTAAATTCGATAGATTTTGGCAGCTTATGCAAAGACGGTGTAGACACAGAAATTGCATCGGGGAAAAGTTTATGGATGGTACTATTGAACTGAGAGGGAATAGTTGCAGAGGCAAACACTAAGGTGTTCAAGTTACACATGTTCTTGGTCACATTATAGGTGTCTTGAACAAACGATTCATCCATCAAAGTATCTGCTTCATCGACTACACAGAACTTCACTGAGCCTAATAGAGCTCGAGGATTTCTAACTGAGTCATACCTAgttagagaaagaagcttaGGTGGGGTCGTCACCAGAACATCGATACCCTGTCTAAAAGCCTGGATAAAAACCTTAAAATTAGAGTCTGTATCCCATTTGAAGAGCTTGGTTCCAAGCGTCGCTTCTGTATGTTCCACCGTTGAATATACTTGATCCACCAATTCATGAGTAGGTACAAGAACGATACTTCTGATTCCTGTTCGATGGCGTCTATGTGATGTAGGTTTGTGTTTTTTAGCGAACTCTACGGCCTCTGAGTCAGCATTGACATCGGCTTCATTGACCTCTGCCCCAGCCTTGACGTCAGCTTCATTGAGCTCTGCCTCAGCATTAACCTCATCAGCTTCATTGAGCTCTGCCTCAGCATTAACCTCATCAGCTTCATTGAGCTCTGCCTCAGCATTAACCTCATCAGCTTCATTGAGCTCTGCCTCAGCCTTGACGTCAGCTTCATTGACATCAGCCTCATTGACCTCATCAGCTTCATTGACCTCCGCCTCAGCATCGACCTCTGCCTCAGCACCCACCTCCTTGCGATCAACAATCACATACTCTTCACCCCTCTTAACATCTTCCAATCTTAAATACTGAAACAACGGTGCCAAATATGCCCAGGTCTTACCTGACCCAGTCTCGGCCGCTAATGTAAAGACCTTCAAGAACTCTCCGGCCGATCTCTTAGCATTGATCATCTTAATAGCTGCAGTCTGTATCGGTGTGGGACGAATAATCAACCCATTCAACTCACCTTCagtctttttcttcttgtccGAGTTGATATAGTTCTGACTTCGGAGAACAGTATGTGCTTTgatctcttgaagaagtgcAGATCTTATCTCTGGCAAGATCTTAAGCTCTCGGAAATCATCCACCTTTGACACCAATCGGGCAATTCCTTCGCGGCTTTTCTCATCTGGAAGCTTCAAACTTGGATAACTGCCAAATTTATAAGGAGGCATACTCTCTGAGGGTGAAGATTGTGGCTTTTTTTGTCTCTTATCCTTAGATGAAGGTATGCTAGCTCTTCTAACCCTCACAAACCGTGTACGCTTTGATGCATATCGAACTGAAATACGCGGTGCTAAAACATTTAGGTCACTCAGACCAACACAACCCTTAAACATGACTCAAACATCAACAACTGCTACCGCCCAAGAGAAGTTCCGTAGAGTGAGCTAACTAGGGATTTCATCTATATAGTCCgaatttttctcttcttctatgATTATGTAACCACTACcaagaaaattttttttcatcgctgaagagagagagagagagagcaTCCAAGAGCATCACAAGAGGTTGAAAGGGAAGAACAGCTGGAATATTGGCGATATCGTTTAACTATGTCCTCCCTTACAGACTTGATATCTCAGATGCAGATATTTTCTGCATCGGATTCTCACAGCCAGGTTCTTCAAGCCGGAAGGAAGGTTCTTATTCAAGATGCTCACAATTTGGGTGCGTTGAAGCAATGCCTAGTGGCACTTATCAATATGGACAAGTACGAGGCTgctttgaaaatgatggaTGAATACAAGGAGCTTTTGAAGACTGatgattcttctgataaattgcttcttcttgaaaaagcaTACATATATTACAAGACCAACAATGGTGCCAAATTGGAGTCATTGATCCCATTGGCCAAAGGTATTAGAGGCTTCCAGCATATCCTTGCGCAATACTACTATCGTATTGGAAGGAATGAAGATGCATTAAAGTTGTACCAGATACTTTTACAACATCCAGGAGCCGAAGAAAGTGACCTGAGTGTTAATGAAACAGCCATTCTGTCTCAAATAAAGCatgaagattcttctgtCTCGATTCCTTTAATGTCCCGAAATGCCTTCGGTTCTTACGATCTAATATCAAATAAGGCTTTGATTAAATTGTTTGAGCACAACTACTCAGAGTCGCTACAATTGCTTGAAAAGGCATTGAAAATGGCCGAGGAGACTCTTAAAAACTACGATTCCGATTCCAGAGCTGCTGAATTGATTCCCATTCATGTGCAAATTGCATACGTGAACCAGTTACTAGGAAATGCGGATAAGGCAGAACAGATCTTGGCGCAATTTGATGTTACAACGGTGAAAGATCAAGTACTGAAGCTCATTATTACCAACaatttgatctctttaAAAGATTCTGATCGTTGCAACAACAATCCTGCATTGCTTTATCGTGAGATGGATTTGCCATCCTCCTTACACAACTCCTTGGATCGTCTTACCCTTCCTCAAACCAAAATTCTTCAGCGTAATGAGCTTCTTTTGGCTCAAAGAGCTGGCAAAAACCTTACTGATGTGGCCAAGAGGAACGCTGAAAAGTTCCCAGGATCCGATATGGGCCTCGCTTTGTCCACTATGGAAAAAACAGGtattgaatttgaagatctaGACTTTGAGAATAATGTTAAAAAGCTCTTTCGATACTCTATAAAACATCCTGAAGATCTACCATTTGCTCTGTTGGTCTGCCAAATTAGTATCGCTTATGGTAACTTACAAAATGCTGCTATTCTTCTAGAAAATATTGTGCAACATGATGAGCAGGTTCTCTTTAACAAACCAGCTGTGGCTTCTCTGCTTTACTATATATACGAAAAGTCggacaagaagaagtccaTCATTCAGCTCTTGAATAGACTGTATGATGGCTTGTCAATGAAAAAGATCTCCAACTCTGAAGAATACAAGCTACTCAAATTCTCGGCCTTCCAGCTTTTATCGATCGATGCTGAGAAAAGCAAACAACTATTTGCAAAGATTGAAGGAATAGAGAAGGAACAAGTTCAAAAGAGTGCacttgttgaagcaattCTTGGAGGATCTGCCGAACATCTACCTAGTGTTGAGTCCCTAGTGGCTGAAATTAACACAGATTCTTTAATCGAGCAAGGAATGGAACCTTTGATGACTAAGAACGTCAAAGGAGAGAATACAAAACCACATAGTAAGGTCATCAAACTGAAGAAAacgaaaagagaaagaaataaacCGAAAAAACTACCAAAGAACCTTAGTAAGAAGATTGACGAGGAAAGATGGCTTCCGATGAAAGATAGATCTTATTACAAATCGAAGAAGAGTAAGCATAATAAGACTCAAGGTGGAATAGCGGACGAGTCCTTGGACATTAACGAAAAGGTGATTGAAAAGCCTCAAAacggaaagaagagaaagatcaagaagaagaaaggaggaAAATAAGTCCAATAAACCTGTAGATTAATATATTTTGAAATGATGATGCTAAATGCTTAAGTAAATAAGGTGTCCTCCTCTCTCAAATATTCACCAATATCAGCTTGTCTTAAAGCCACTATACCGGTTGGTTGCAAGTTTTTAGCTTCAATGGTGGACTTGGAAGAGACACCAAAACCTAGAGGCACATCTTTCATGGAGAAAACCACCACACCGGAGTGTTCAGGTATATCCTCACTCATTTTGCCAACGTGTGCCTTAAGCACGTGATTTCCATATAGAAAAGGCATTTCTCCATTAGTTTTGATCCACACCTTATATTTGGCATATTTGGCAAGATATGGTAGCGATGTTATATGTAGTCTGAATTTTCCATGCTTAGTAAACTTTCCCAAACAAACACCAATAGAGATAAGGTTCTTTCTGGCTATAGCGGTGGCCAATTTCGCTATGTCTTCTCTAACATAGTACACTCTATCTTTCTGAAGCCTGAACACGTGAGGTTCATCGGGATTATTCACCATGAAAGTTATATTTCGTCCAATATAGGTGGCCAGCTTTTCAAAAACCAcctttgtttcttcttccgtAAGTTGTCTCATGCTATTAAGAGATTATAAACGATAATGTACGCAGATAGTAAAGTATCTATTTAATATtaagagtgaaaaatttgaatgtgaaaatttcaagatgaaaaatttcaaagtgaaaaatctcaaagtgaaaaatctcaaagtgaaaaatctcaaagtgaaaaatttcatagtgaaaaatttcaagatttgaaatttgaaatttaattttgattttgattttgattcGATAttgatttttcattttgtactttcaatttctggtcatttcttctattctgTTCAAAGATGTTCTCCACAAGTCAGGAAAATAGTAAAGATGTGGAtaagaatgaaaaatcatcaaatactAGTGCTGGTCCAACACCAGTTCCAGTCATTGAGAAAATCGACGACCATTATGagagtgaagaaagaggtcGAAAGGATTCTAGCGATAAGTGGCttagaagcagaaaaagtGACTATGATGGAAAAGACTCCAAAAGACAGAAACAGGAGGTTTCGCAAGACAAGTGGGTAGGTTTTACAGTCTTCAGATAGAGATCTGGAGATTATGATCAACGATTATTAATACTAACATTACTCCCTTTTAGGCGTGCATTAACAGACGAAGGAAAACCAATGTTCccagaagaaaagagaaaaccCAAGAGGAAAGTGGCATGCATGATTGGCTACTGTGGTGCGGGATATCATGGAATGCAAATCAATCCACCTAACAAGACTATCGAAGGAGACATGTTTGAAGCGATGGTTGAAGCAGGAGCAATTTCAAAGAATAACTCTAAcgacttgaagaaatcgGGCTTTATGCGTGCTGCCAGAACCGATAAAGGTGTTCATGCTGCAGGTAATATGATCtctctgaagatgatcatTGAAGATGCGGATATTGTAGATAAGATTAACGAAGCGTTGCCTGAACAGATTCGTTTTTGGGGGTATCAAAGAGTCAATAAGGCATTTGATTGTAGAAAGATGTGTTCTTCTCGTGTATATGAGTACTTGATGCCAACGTATTCGTTTTTACCCCCTAGACTGAACTCTCCATTATATAAACGGGTGAAAGAGAtgcaaaagaagcattcaGAAACCATCAGAGTtgacgaagaaggagagaaattTTGGGTGGATCTTAACAAGAAGATTGGGGATGCTGGAATTACCCAGGAACAGCTTGACCAAATCAGCGAAGCTGGAAGAGAGGGAATTCCACTGACCATTCCGCTTGACATAGCCTCTAGAAAAGTCAAACAGTTGTCTCTGGAGGCCAGGCAGAAGTTCCGTGTCAAGCAAGAAACGTTGGAGACACTTCGAAAAATGCTTAAGTTTTATTTAGGTTCTCACAACTTTCATAACTTCACAAATGGCAAGGTTTTTAGAGATCCCTCGGCAAAGAGATTTATGAAGAACATCACCGTAAGCGATCCTTTTGTCATTGGACAAACTGAATGGATCTCTATCAAGATTCATGGACAATCTTTTATGCTTCATCAGATCCGTAAGATGATTGGTTTAGCCTCGTTAATCCTGAGAACTGGATGCCCAATAGAAAAGGTTAGAGAAGCATTTGGCCCTGATAAAGTGAATATTCCAAAGGCACCTGCTTTAGGTTTACTTTTAGAGAGACCGGTTTATGATGGTTACAacgagaagttgaaaagttATGGACACGAACCTCTTACTTTCGATGGGTACACAGAAAGGATGGATACTTTTAAAAGAAAGTTCATCTACTCGAAGATTtacgaagaagaagaaaaggaacaCACCTTCCATGGCTTTTTTGGATTCATTGACTTTTTTACGGGAACAGAAGCTACCAACAATGGATTACCTATTTTTGACTTTATTACATCAGGAGAGATTAAGGAGGAAGTGGTtggagagagaagaaaggacAGAAATGAAGAGGTGGAGAAGGCCGCTGCGGGTGCTGCAGCAGCTGCTTCTGAAGCATCCCAAACTTCCTAATTGTTAATGTTGTATAGTAATAGATCTCGGATGATTTAAGCTTTTTGGGTTGCAGATTCTCATGACCGGTCTCAAATAAGTaacaggaaaaaaaaagaaacaaaaaaaagtgagCTATACGCATATCGTATGATACAACCGAGGACATCCGAGGATCATTTGAGAGCGCCTGAACATTCCGAGAAGAGTAGAGAAGAACCAACCAAGGGAAGCCAGCACTTAATTACATGAAGACATATATATGCCACTTTTAGGAGAGTTTTTCATGATTCAAACTGCTCGTCAACTTCAGAAATGGCAACCTTCCACAAAATCACGCCAACTGGCAactagaaaaaaaaattccAAATCGGGAAGGTAGCCAAATCTCCTGATTAAAACGGTTGACAAGGAAAAACGGTACAGACCACCATTTCATAGTCATTTTATTGGTTGCAAAAATCAGACCATTAGGGTGCTGATATTTGGAACAGTCAATAAGCCAGAGCAAAAAATATGAGCCGATTTTTGAAATCACCCGAGTTCTTGATTACCCCAGATTATTTAAGCTAATGATATCGCTAACTAATCATATATCTTGACTTTGTTTCACTCTCCTTtgccttcttcaaaatatctTATCACTCCGTCTACAGCTAAATCAAATCTATTCATAATGTTTCCAACTCAACCCACTTTAAGAGCAGCTAGACAAATTGGTGCAGGAGCTACTCGTCAACAGGTCGCTAGAGACCTAAAAATGATTCCTCCATGGGCTGCAATAATGACAGTCTTCTTAGCATGGCCATATCTGATTGGCAAACTTCAAAAGAGGGGTCTTTTCCACGAATGAGGAAATTTAAATCCTTTACGTAATAGTCTCTAATATTATTCCTTGTCAGCTTATCACAGTCcaaagttcaagaagaaattctATATGTGTATATTAATAATGAATATAATGATAAATTAAAACACCAGCAGTGTGGATAAGGGACTTGTGAAAGTAGACGATCTGTCATTCTGCAACCAACAGTT
This region of Brettanomyces nanus chromosome 2, complete sequence genomic DNA includes:
- the ARK1 gene encoding Serine/threonine-protein kinase ark1, which encodes MPKFQSTLGKSAHSWNPMGNPVGNATGTTNVTNNEPSSGTAESVFKRLSTRHKSRTTLSFRKKWTPEDFEMGKKLGKGKFGRVYCVREKQSGYICALKVMSKEEIVSYKVEKQFVREIEIQANLRHSNCLRLYGWFYDDKNVYLILEYAAKGELYQQLKKCQRFDEARTSYYIYQVASALSYLHKKHIIHRDLKPENILMHFHNQVKLSDFGWSVYAPQDRRRTTMCGTLDYLPPEMVEAKSHNEKVDVWALGVLMYELLVGKPPFEDEHSSITYKRIAKVDLQIPHFVSTDATDLIKKLLRYDPAKRLSLQDLPNHPWITRNRSQWQKLRE
- a CDS encoding uncharacterized protein (BUSCO:EOG093428MV) produces the protein MSSLTDLISQMQIFSASDSHSQVLQAGRKVLIQDAHNLGALKQCLVALINMDKYEAALKMMDEYKELLKTDDSSDKLLLLEKAYIYYKTNNGAKLESLIPLAKGIRGFQHILAQYYYRIGRNEDALKLYQILLQHPGAEESDLSVNETAILSQIKHEDSSVSIPLMSRNAFGSYDLISNKALIKLFEHNYSESLQLLEKALKMAEETLKNYDSDSRAAELIPIHVQIAYVNQLLGNADKAEQILAQFDVTTVKDQVLKLIITNNLISLKDSDRCNNNPALLYREMDLPSSLHNSLDRLTLPQTKILQRNELLLAQRAGKNLTDVAKRNAEKFPGSDMGLALSTMEKTGIEFEDLDFENNVKKLFRYSIKHPEDLPFALLVCQISIAYGNLQNAAILLENIVQHDEQVLFNKPAVASLLYYIYEKSDKKKSIIQLLNRLYDGLSMKKISNSEEYKLLKFSAFQLLSIDAEKSKQLFAKIEGIEKEQVQKSALVEAILGGSAEHLPSVESLVAEINTDSLIEQGMEPLMTKNVKGENTKPHSKVIKLKKTKRERNKPKKLPKNLSKKIDEERWLPMKDRSYYKSKKSKHNKTQGGIADESLDINEKVIEKPQNGKKRKIKKKKGGK
- a CDS encoding uncharacterized protein (BUSCO:EOG09342HDK) produces the protein MPPYKFGSYPSLKLPDEKSREGIARLVSKVDDFRELKILPEIRSALLQEIKAHTVLRSQNYINSDKKKKTEGELNGLIIRPTPIQTAAIKMINAKRSAGEFLKVFTLAAETGSGKTWAYLAPLFQYLRLEDVKRGEEYVIVDRKEVGAEAEVDAEAEVNEADEVNEADVNEADVKAEAELNEADEVNAEAELNEADEVNAEAELNEADEVNAEAELNEADVKAGAEVNEADVNADSEAVEFAKKHKPTSHRRHRTGIRSIVLVPTHELVDQVYSTVEHTEATLGTKLFKWDTDSNFKVFIQAFRQGIDVLVTTPPKLLSLTRYDSVRNPRALLGSVKFCVVDEADTLMDESFVQDTYNVTKNMCNLNTLVFASATIPSQFNSTIHKLFPDAISVSTPSLHKLPKSIEFRVINASVSPYKGSKMKALAQTLYAIHCDGSERGFEKRVIVFVNNKDDCEKVACRLHEKYGHDVVYISGDDTTDDRKAKVQTFIDPPKDLTDPERSVLKVLICTDLLSRGLNFTGIRNVVLLDVPHNSSDLVHRAGRTGRMNQSGRVFLIINDQDKSHVKGLPKVLRNNRRLG
- the NIP7 gene encoding ribosome biosynthesis protein nip7 (BUSCO:EOG09343Y66), with translation MRQLTEEETKVVFEKLATYIGRNITFMVNNPDEPHVFRLQKDRVYYVREDIAKLATAIARKNLISIGVCLGKFTKHGKFRLHITSLPYLAKYAKYKVWIKTNGEMPFLYGNHVLKAHVGKMSEDIPEHSGVVVFSMKDVPLGFGVSSKSTIEAKNLQPTGIVALRQADIGEYLREEDTLFT